In the genome of Gemmatimonadaceae bacterium, one region contains:
- a CDS encoding ABC transporter permease, producing MPRPSLAAISENVGIALEALRVSKLRSALTILGVVIGVATVMTMAAMVQGIRDQIVTTIEVAGPTTFYVLKKFSQVPLNPDNLPKDVRIRPDLTREEADAIARLPEVAYASIWAQTLARIEADGIRSQQMAVFGADDGYTRIQGGELVDGRWFTRAELAVGAPVVVLESGTARSLFGQEPLMGRTVQIGGRPLTVIGLWEAPENIFAPPGQSVGAVVPYLLMEHAYPIDKNNALWIPVKPRAGVSVAAAQGAVTMALREQRHLRPADRNTFDLVTQDQILDTFNSITSVFFLVMIVLSGVSLLVGGIGVMAIMTVSVTSRTREIGVRKALGATRQDILIQFLVEASTLTGIGGAIGIVLGLIMGRIAALALKVDAPVPLAFTVVAVVVSVTIGVVFGMVPARRAARLDPIEALRYE from the coding sequence ATGCCGCGCCCGTCGCTCGCCGCCATCTCGGAGAACGTGGGCATTGCCCTCGAGGCGCTCCGCGTGAGCAAGCTGCGGTCGGCGCTCACGATTCTTGGCGTCGTGATCGGCGTCGCCACCGTGATGACCATGGCCGCGATGGTGCAAGGCATTCGCGATCAGATCGTCACGACGATCGAGGTGGCCGGCCCCACGACCTTTTACGTGCTGAAGAAGTTCTCGCAGGTCCCGCTCAATCCGGACAACCTGCCGAAGGATGTTCGCATCCGCCCGGACCTCACCCGCGAGGAAGCCGACGCGATCGCCCGACTGCCGGAGGTGGCGTACGCGAGCATCTGGGCGCAAACGCTGGCGCGCATCGAGGCCGACGGCATCCGCTCGCAACAGATGGCGGTCTTCGGTGCCGACGACGGCTACACCCGCATCCAGGGCGGCGAGCTCGTGGACGGTCGCTGGTTCACGCGTGCGGAGCTGGCCGTCGGTGCGCCGGTGGTGGTGCTGGAGAGCGGCACCGCGCGGTCGCTCTTCGGCCAGGAGCCCTTGATGGGGCGCACGGTGCAGATCGGCGGTCGCCCGCTCACGGTGATCGGCCTCTGGGAAGCGCCGGAAAACATCTTTGCGCCGCCGGGGCAATCGGTGGGGGCCGTGGTGCCCTATCTGCTCATGGAGCACGCCTACCCGATCGACAAGAACAACGCACTCTGGATTCCGGTGAAGCCACGGGCCGGTGTCTCGGTGGCCGCCGCGCAGGGCGCGGTGACCATGGCACTCCGCGAGCAGCGTCATCTCCGGCCGGCCGATCGCAACACCTTCGATCTCGTCACCCAGGATCAGATCCTCGACACCTTCAACAGCATCACCAGCGTCTTCTTCCTGGTGATGATCGTGTTGAGCGGCGTGTCGCTGCTGGTTGGCGGGATCGGCGTGATGGCCATCATGACGGTCTCGGTCACGAGCCGCACCCGCGAGATCGGCGTGCGCAAGGCGCTTGGGGCGACGCGGCAGGACATCCTGATTCAGTTTCTCGTCGAGGCCTCCACGCTCACCGGCATCGGCGGCGCGATCGGCATCGTGCTCGGCCTGATCATGGGGCGCATCGCCGCGCTCGCGCTCAAGGTGGACGCCCCGGTGCCGCTCGCGTTCACCGTGGTCGCCGTCGTGGTCTCGGTCACGATTGGCGTCGTGTTTGGCATGGTGCCGGCCCGGCGGGCGGCGCGACTCGATCCCATCGAAGCGCTGCGCTACGAATGA